A single Staphylococcus muscae DNA region contains:
- the whiA gene encoding DNA-binding protein WhiA: MSFASDMKNELTRVEVNNDDAMAELSALIRMNGALSLSNQQFVINIQTENATTARRIYSLIKKVFNVEVEILVRKKMKLKKNNIYICRIKMKAREILDELGILKEGSFTHDIDASMVATDDMRRSYLRGAFLAGGSVNNPETSSYHLEIFSLYESHSAGLTELMNQYGLNAKKLERKKGWITYMKEAERIAEFLSLIGGYQALLKFEDVRIVRDMRNSVNRLVNCETANLNKTVSAAMKQVKSIELIDEEIGLDNLPDRLREIAKLRIENQDVSLKELGEMVSTGTISKSGVNHRLRKLNELADKIRNGEQFEI; this comes from the coding sequence ATGAGCTTTGCATCTGACATGAAAAACGAATTAACAAGAGTTGAAGTGAATAATGATGATGCCATGGCAGAGCTCAGTGCGTTGATACGTATGAATGGTGCACTCAGTCTGTCTAATCAACAATTTGTCATCAATATTCAAACAGAAAATGCGACAACTGCAAGACGTATTTATTCACTAATTAAAAAAGTATTTAATGTGGAAGTAGAAATATTAGTACGTAAAAAAATGAAACTAAAAAAGAATAATATATATATTTGTCGTATAAAGATGAAAGCGAGAGAAATACTTGATGAATTAGGTATTTTGAAAGAAGGAAGTTTCACGCACGATATCGATGCATCGATGGTAGCAACGGATGATATGCGACGTAGTTATTTACGCGGTGCTTTTTTGGCGGGTGGTTCCGTCAATAATCCAGAAACTTCTTCATACCATCTCGAAATATTTTCATTGTATGAAAGTCATTCTGCAGGATTAACAGAACTGATGAATCAATACGGATTGAATGCCAAAAAGTTAGAACGTAAAAAAGGTTGGATCACGTATATGAAAGAAGCAGAACGCATTGCAGAATTTTTAAGTTTGATAGGTGGCTATCAAGCATTGTTGAAGTTTGAAGATGTTCGTATCGTACGTGATATGAGAAATTCCGTCAATCGACTTGTCAATTGTGAAACAGCCAATCTAAATAAAACAGTTAGTGCTGCAATGAAACAAGTGAAGAGCATTGAACTTATAGATGAAGAGATTGGACTAGACAACTTACCAGATCGACTGAGAGAGATCGCGAAACTCCGCATTGAAAACCAAGATGTTTCATTAAAAGAGCTTGGAGAAATGGTTAGCACAGGTACCATTTCTAAGTCAGGCGTGAATCACCGCTTACGCAAACTTAACGAACTCGCAGACAAAATCCGAAATGGTGAACAATTTGAGATATAG
- a CDS encoding SHOCT-like domain-containing protein, with the protein MDTAKVKVLELLADGKISVEDATLLLDAMKQDEASAKVDSEATANRHEQIAKETELNVEDFVREAMQNVTDTVRKGVQTADEQLKKVKENNGDTANPFQQLEKTLQQLTEELKKK; encoded by the coding sequence ATGGATACAGCAAAAGTCAAAGTGTTAGAACTCTTAGCTGATGGTAAAATTAGTGTTGAAGATGCAACATTGCTATTAGATGCGATGAAACAAGACGAAGCTTCAGCAAAAGTAGACAGTGAAGCAACTGCAAACCGTCATGAACAGATTGCGAAAGAAACAGAATTGAATGTTGAAGATTTTGTACGAGAAGCAATGCAAAATGTAACAGATACTGTGCGCAAAGGTGTACAAACTGCTGATGAACAGTTGAAAAAAGTGAAAGAAAACAATGGTGATACAGCGAATCCATTTCAACAACTTGAGAAGACATTACAACAATTGACAGAAGAATTGAAGAAGAAATAG
- a CDS encoding DUF1304 domain-containing protein: MSITSTILVVLVALEFFYIMYLETFKTVSDQTSRVFNISKEKLRDHNMQVLLKNQGIYNGLIGVLLLYGAFISGNPREVCIMLLLYIIGVALYGGISSDKSIFFKQGTLPIIALISILFLA; encoded by the coding sequence ATGTCTATCACATCGACAATTCTAGTTGTATTAGTGGCTTTAGAGTTCTTTTATATTATGTATCTTGAAACGTTTAAAACAGTCTCGGACCAAACGAGTCGTGTATTTAATATCTCAAAGGAAAAATTACGTGATCATAATATGCAAGTATTGTTGAAAAATCAAGGCATTTATAATGGCTTAATCGGTGTTTTATTATTGTATGGCGCATTCATCTCAGGTAATCCGAGAGAAGTTTGTATCATGTTGTTATTGTACATCATTGGTGTTGCTTTATATGGCGGTATCTCAAGTGATAAAAGTATCTTCTTCAAGCAAGGCACGTTACCTATTATTGCATTGATTAGTATTTTATTTTTGGCATAA
- a CDS encoding tetratricopeptide repeat protein → MTQEQKIIPFNQDVTLYYKIATQKLRQQAYDKARYYLEKVLELSPDHFEAKQALATCYEKLRNVRKAEALYYDEISEGRNLEDAYYALSQLNMAANDPNKSYLFGLNYAFSSGDADYREELESMFDVSYHEEDTLREESQLFTVQVVFQYLFGEGRLLEARAYILRQDDEIQENRIVRNLLAMCYLYLNENQAAKEMYERLLQEDSSDVYALCHYTLLLHNMNEQYLFEHYLKRLNKIMPMNDDETFKLGIVLSYLKQYEASQQLLVPLHRKGKSQTFQLFNALSVNYYYLGNREQSEYFWHKLSAFDRAYPGLPPWVIDARVTYFDEHIAPLLTSEDQHRRIYGLFLLNQLNGKEVLMTRDVWTLLESLGDYEKLYLSYLIQDLHLTKLDFIHRGMLRLYELTDLRDESALFLRWIAYAEDLLTLDNSRDLVVPYVAAVTFLYYSTTNEPKTHEQICQLFNVSETIFREALDELMSI, encoded by the coding sequence ATGACACAAGAACAGAAAATTATTCCATTTAATCAAGATGTAACACTGTATTACAAAATTGCAACGCAGAAGTTACGCCAACAAGCTTATGACAAAGCACGCTACTACTTAGAAAAAGTGTTGGAATTGTCACCGGATCATTTTGAAGCGAAGCAAGCACTTGCGACATGTTATGAAAAACTTCGCAATGTACGTAAGGCAGAAGCATTGTATTATGATGAAATTAGTGAGGGGCGAAACTTAGAAGATGCGTATTATGCCTTGAGTCAATTAAATATGGCAGCGAATGACCCTAATAAGTCGTATTTATTTGGTTTGAACTATGCTTTTTCTTCAGGGGATGCTGATTATCGTGAAGAGCTAGAAAGCATGTTTGACGTATCTTATCATGAAGAAGATACTTTACGAGAAGAAAGCCAGTTGTTCACAGTTCAAGTTGTTTTTCAATATTTGTTTGGAGAAGGCCGTTTACTAGAAGCACGTGCATATATTTTAAGACAAGATGATGAAATTCAAGAAAACCGAATCGTCCGTAACTTGCTTGCGATGTGCTACTTATATTTGAATGAGAATCAAGCAGCGAAAGAAATGTATGAGCGTTTATTACAAGAAGATTCGTCAGACGTTTATGCGTTGTGTCACTATACGTTACTGTTACACAACATGAATGAACAGTATTTGTTTGAGCATTATTTGAAACGCTTGAACAAAATTATGCCGATGAATGACGATGAGACTTTTAAGCTAGGTATTGTTTTAAGTTATCTCAAACAATATGAAGCCTCTCAACAGTTACTCGTGCCACTCCATAGAAAAGGGAAGTCACAAACTTTCCAATTATTTAACGCACTTTCTGTGAACTATTATTACCTGGGAAATAGGGAACAAAGCGAATATTTCTGGCATAAACTTTCAGCATTTGATCGTGCGTATCCGGGTTTGCCACCATGGGTCATCGATGCTCGTGTGACGTATTTTGATGAGCATATTGCACCATTATTAACGAGTGAAGATCAGCATCGACGCATATATGGTTTGTTCTTATTGAATCAATTAAACGGTAAAGAAGTATTAATGACTCGTGATGTGTGGACATTGTTAGAATCATTAGGTGACTATGAAAAACTGTATTTGTCCTATTTGATTCAAGATCTCCATTTGACAAAGTTAGACTTTATACATCGGGGGATGTTGCGATTATATGAGCTGACGGACTTGCGAGATGAGTCGGCGTTGTTTTTGAGATGGATTGCTTATGCGGAAGACCTTTTAACATTAGATAACTCTCGTGATTTGGTTGTACCTTATGTGGCGGCAGTCACTTTTTTATATTATAGTACAACGAATGAACCGAAAACCCACGAACAAATTTGTCAGCTGTTTAATGTATCTGAAACAATATTCAGAGAAGCATTGGATGAGCTAATGAGCATATAA
- a CDS encoding VOC family protein, whose translation MNFHQNHFAHVSQIVLNVKDLKQQVEFYTEIVGLEPSMITEEQAVLNIGENGDQLILKSLTNGRHASVSEAGLFHVALLLPDEVQVGRLLRHLLRHQVMVSGGDHIVSQAIYFNDPEGNGIEVYADRDATSWTWQGNQVVMDTLELDGNRLLEIAGNTLWQGMPDDAKIGHLHLKTHDVEASAEFYQQFTFKRVAEMPRAVFMSDGTYHHHIAVNAWQSRYVRRNVLETYGLVAFNLVSDALDQDTVITPEGLEMTINAAL comes from the coding sequence ATGAATTTTCATCAAAATCATTTTGCACATGTTTCACAGATTGTATTGAATGTGAAAGATTTAAAACAACAAGTGGAATTTTATACAGAGATAGTTGGTTTAGAACCATCAATGATTACAGAAGAACAAGCAGTGTTAAATATAGGAGAAAATGGCGATCAGCTTATTTTGAAATCATTAACAAATGGACGTCATGCTAGTGTGAGTGAAGCAGGTTTATTCCACGTGGCACTATTGTTACCTGATGAAGTGCAAGTAGGTCGATTGCTTCGTCATTTGTTGAGACATCAAGTGATGGTATCAGGTGGAGACCATATAGTCAGTCAAGCAATCTATTTCAACGATCCAGAAGGGAACGGAATTGAAGTGTATGCCGATCGAGATGCAACATCATGGACGTGGCAAGGCAATCAAGTTGTGATGGATACACTTGAGTTGGATGGTAATCGTTTATTGGAGATAGCGGGTAATACGTTATGGCAAGGAATGCCGGACGATGCTAAGATTGGTCATTTACATTTGAAAACACATGATGTAGAAGCATCGGCTGAATTTTATCAACAATTTACGTTTAAGCGTGTTGCAGAAATGCCACGAGCAGTATTTATGTCGGATGGCACATATCATCACCATATTGCAGTCAATGCGTGGCAATCGAGATATGTTCGACGAAATGTACTAGAAACATATGGTTTAGTTGCTTTTAATCTTGTGAGTGATGCACTAGATCAAGATACTGTGATAACACCAGAAGGGCTTGAGATGACAATTAATGCTGCGCTCTAG
- a CDS encoding acyltransferase, whose protein sequence is MARKLTTIHSEHRNPLWYLYQYIRFTKMFKNTLVIEVSRYIPFVSWKRTIYRRLLHMTIGKQSAFAFKALPDLLYPERITIGNHVIIGYNATILTHEFIQGALRVGDVNIGDNTLIGANVTILPGVTIGNNVRIGAGSVVSKDIPDNATAYGAPIQIYPEK, encoded by the coding sequence ATGGCACGAAAATTAACGACGATTCACTCAGAGCACCGCAACCCATTATGGTACTTATATCAATATATTCGTTTTACCAAAATGTTTAAAAATACTTTAGTTATTGAAGTATCACGTTATATACCTTTTGTTAGTTGGAAACGTACTATTTATCGCCGTCTTTTACACATGACGATAGGTAAGCAGTCTGCGTTTGCATTCAAAGCACTTCCAGATTTGTTGTATCCAGAACGGATTACGATTGGCAATCACGTGATTATTGGGTATAATGCGACAATATTAACACATGAATTCATTCAAGGTGCACTGCGTGTCGGTGATGTGAACATAGGTGATAATACGCTGATTGGAGCGAATGTGACTATTTTGCCAGGAGTTACAATTGGCAACAACGTACGCATCGGGGCAGGAAGTGTCGTATCTAAAGATATACCAGATAACGCCACGGCATATGGCGCACCTATACAAATATATCCGGAAAAATAG
- the trxB gene encoding thioredoxin-disulfide reductase, which produces MTEQVRYDVAIIGAGPAGMTAAVYASRANLNTVMIERGMPGGQMANTEEVENFPGFEMISGPDLSNKMFDHAKKFGAEYKYGDIKGIEDKGDYKIIDLGSSQVEATAVIIATGAEHKKMGVPGEEELGGRGVSYCAVCDGAFFKNKNVYVIGGGDSAVEEGTFLTKFADKVTIVHRRDQLRAQKILQDRAFKNEKIDFIWNHTLKSVNAKDGKVGSLTLASTVDGSEQTVEADGLFIYIGTQPNTKPFEDLGITNEAGYVIANEDMSTAVPGVYVAGDVREKGLRQIVTATGDGSIAAQSVQAYIESLED; this is translated from the coding sequence ATGACAGAACAAGTACGCTATGATGTTGCTATTATTGGTGCAGGACCAGCAGGGATGACTGCAGCTGTCTATGCATCACGTGCTAATTTAAATACAGTGATGATCGAACGTGGGATGCCAGGTGGACAAATGGCTAACACAGAAGAAGTTGAGAACTTCCCAGGTTTTGAGATGATTTCAGGACCAGACCTTTCAAATAAAATGTTCGATCACGCAAAAAAATTCGGTGCAGAATACAAATATGGTGATATCAAAGGCATTGAAGATAAAGGTGATTACAAAATCATTGACTTGGGCTCAAGCCAAGTTGAAGCAACGGCTGTAATTATCGCAACAGGTGCAGAACATAAAAAAATGGGTGTGCCAGGCGAAGAAGAGTTAGGTGGTCGTGGTGTCAGCTACTGTGCGGTATGTGACGGCGCATTCTTCAAAAATAAAAATGTATATGTCATCGGTGGCGGAGACTCTGCAGTTGAAGAAGGAACATTTTTAACAAAATTCGCAGACAAAGTGACAATTGTACATCGACGTGATCAATTGCGCGCACAAAAAATCTTACAAGATCGAGCATTCAAAAATGAAAAAATCGACTTTATCTGGAACCATACATTGAAATCAGTCAATGCGAAAGATGGTAAAGTAGGATCATTGACATTAGCTTCAACAGTAGACGGTTCAGAGCAAACGGTCGAAGCAGATGGTTTATTCATCTACATTGGGACACAACCGAACACAAAACCATTTGAAGACTTAGGCATTACGAACGAAGCAGGTTATGTCATCGCAAATGAAGACATGAGTACAGCAGTTCCCGGTGTTTATGTTGCAGGAGACGTACGTGAAAAAGGATTGCGTCAAATCGTCACAGCAACAGGTGACGGAAGTATTGCCGCACAAAGTGTTCAAGCATATATCGAATCATTAGAAGATTAG
- the rapZ gene encoding RNase adapter RapZ, whose protein sequence is MHEIENKELLKRELIIVTGLSGAGKSVAIQSLEDLGYFCVDNLPPILLPKFIELMAERTPSLHKVAIGIDLRGREFFQNFIEEIDKIKQDGQVELNILYVDAETKKLISRYKESRRQHPLQKKTGLTLMEAITEERQLLTGVRSVANFIVDTTKLTPKQLKKRIAEYFNQNEGPSFTINVTSFGFKHGIQIDADIVFDVRFLPNPYYDEALRPLTGMDAPVYDYVMKWEETEIFYNKLLDLLRFTIPGYQKEGKSQLVIAIGCTGGQHRSVALAQRLADELQRIFDYNIYVYHRDAHIESGDK, encoded by the coding sequence ATGCATGAGATTGAAAATAAAGAGTTATTAAAGCGAGAATTGATTATTGTCACTGGTTTATCAGGCGCAGGAAAGTCCGTTGCAATTCAAAGTCTTGAAGATTTAGGGTACTTTTGCGTGGATAATTTACCGCCGATATTACTACCAAAATTTATTGAATTAATGGCTGAAAGAACACCGTCGCTGCATAAAGTAGCGATTGGTATCGACTTGCGTGGTCGTGAGTTTTTTCAAAATTTCATTGAAGAAATCGATAAAATTAAACAAGATGGACAAGTAGAATTAAATATTTTATACGTAGATGCTGAAACAAAGAAGCTCATCTCACGCTATAAAGAGTCACGCCGTCAACACCCATTACAAAAAAAGACTGGCTTGACGTTAATGGAAGCAATTACTGAAGAGCGCCAGTTATTAACCGGAGTGAGAAGTGTTGCCAACTTTATCGTAGATACAACAAAGCTCACACCGAAGCAACTAAAGAAACGCATTGCGGAATATTTTAATCAAAATGAAGGCCCTTCGTTTACAATTAATGTGACAAGTTTTGGATTTAAACATGGTATTCAAATTGATGCTGACATCGTTTTTGACGTGCGTTTTTTACCAAATCCATATTACGATGAAGCATTGCGCCCTTTAACAGGCATGGATGCGCCCGTTTATGATTATGTGATGAAATGGGAAGAAACTGAGATATTTTATAATAAGTTATTAGATTTATTGCGCTTTACCATTCCTGGTTATCAAAAAGAAGGCAAATCGCAACTGGTTATCGCAATTGGATGTACAGGTGGTCAACATCGATCAGTCGCTTTAGCACAGCGTTTAGCAGACGAACTTCAGCGTATATTTGACTATAATATTTATGTGTACCATCGAGATGCACATATCGAAAGTGGAGATAAATAA
- a CDS encoding GNAT family N-acetyltransferase, producing MIREATVQDLPAILEIYNHAIRETTAVYTYDEVTLSERQQWLESKQKEGIPVYVYLQHDKVAGFATYGAFRNWPAYQYTVEHSVYVHPEYHRKGIASRLLEQVEYTLTEHGYQTVVAGIDDSNSGSKLLHEKHGFEHIGTLKKVGYKFDQWLDLAFYQKQLK from the coding sequence ATGATTAGAGAAGCGACGGTACAAGACTTGCCAGCAATTTTGGAAATATATAATCATGCAATTCGTGAAACAACAGCTGTTTACACATATGATGAAGTGACGTTATCTGAGCGTCAACAATGGCTGGAATCCAAACAAAAGGAAGGCATTCCTGTCTATGTGTATTTACAACACGATAAAGTGGCAGGCTTTGCAACATACGGTGCTTTTCGTAACTGGCCAGCCTATCAATATACCGTTGAACATTCAGTTTATGTGCATCCTGAATATCATCGTAAAGGGATTGCTTCTCGTTTGCTTGAACAAGTTGAATATACTTTGACAGAGCATGGTTATCAAACAGTTGTTGCAGGTATTGATGATTCTAACAGTGGCAGCAAGTTATTACATGAAAAGCATGGGTTTGAACATATAGGCACATTGAAAAAGGTAGGCTACAAGTTTGATCAATGGCTTGATTTGGCATTTTATCAAAAACAATTAAAGTAA
- the lgt gene encoding prolipoprotein diacylglyceryl transferase has translation MIGYIDPVAIQLGGLSIRWYGIIIASAILLGYVIAQRSAKKVGFHEDDLINLLIICVIVAIVTARLYFVLFNLDYYSQYPAEIPMIWHGGIAIHGGLIGAFGMGIYYCYRKNWHPLQIADIVAPSIILAQGIGRWGNFMNHEAHGGPVTRAFLENLSLPNFIIDNMYINGQYYHPTFLYESVWNVIGFVLLITLRRHLRIGETFALYLIWYSVGRFFIEGLRTDSLMLADTLRVAQMMSIVLIVIGIVLVVIQRLSKKAMYYRQASVLTWPGRAPYKGRR, from the coding sequence ATGATAGGTTATATCGATCCAGTTGCGATTCAACTCGGCGGTTTATCAATTAGATGGTACGGCATCATCATTGCCTCAGCAATATTATTAGGATATGTGATTGCACAACGCAGTGCGAAAAAAGTAGGGTTTCATGAAGATGACTTGATCAATTTATTGATTATCTGTGTGATTGTAGCAATTGTTACTGCACGTTTGTATTTCGTCCTGTTCAATTTAGATTATTACAGTCAGTATCCAGCCGAAATACCAATGATATGGCATGGTGGTATTGCGATACACGGTGGCTTAATCGGTGCGTTCGGTATGGGGATTTATTATTGCTATCGTAAAAACTGGCACCCATTACAAATCGCTGACATTGTGGCACCGAGTATTATTTTGGCACAAGGTATTGGGAGATGGGGCAACTTCATGAACCATGAAGCACACGGTGGTCCAGTCACAAGGGCGTTTCTTGAGAATCTGTCACTACCGAACTTTATCATCGATAATATGTATATTAACGGACAATACTATCACCCAACATTCTTATACGAATCAGTTTGGAATGTGATTGGTTTTGTATTACTTATCACATTACGTCGTCATTTACGAATCGGAGAGACATTTGCGCTATACCTTATTTGGTATTCCGTAGGGCGCTTCTTCATTGAAGGGTTAAGAACGGACAGTTTGATGCTAGCAGATACTTTACGAGTCGCACAGATGATGTCAATCGTATTGATAGTCATTGGCATTGTTTTGGTTGTCATCCAACGCTTGTCGAAGAAGGCTATGTATTATCGTCAAGCATCTGTATTGACTTGGCCGGGACGTGCACCTTATAAGGGGCGTCGATAA
- a CDS encoding gluconeogenesis factor YvcK family protein — translation MKQLKLVLIGGGTGLSVLARGLRSFPIDITAIVTVADDGGSTGKIRHEMDIPAPGDIRNVLAALSDAEPTLEQLFKYRFEEDKISGHSLGNLLIAAMTNITQDFGHAVKELSKILNIKGRVIPSTVSSVQLCAEMEDGEIVVGESNIPKKHKKIKRVYLEPEDAQPMDEAIEALLDADLIILGPGSLYTSVISTLCVKGISDALVQSEAKKLYVSNIMTQPGETDYYSVVDHIDAIHQQLGQNVLDFVIANELTFDNKVLEKYKEKGSQPVLYDEVALKERGVQLVTGKDLALISENHYVRHRTEILAEMIYEIALQEISAIEFDPDQLKSKEHGDGF, via the coding sequence ATGAAACAGCTCAAATTAGTACTTATAGGTGGTGGAACAGGCCTATCCGTATTAGCGAGAGGATTAAGATCATTTCCGATAGATATTACGGCAATTGTAACAGTCGCAGATGATGGCGGGAGTACAGGGAAAATTCGTCATGAGATGGACATTCCAGCACCAGGTGATATACGAAACGTATTAGCAGCTTTGAGTGATGCAGAGCCTACATTGGAACAATTATTTAAATATCGTTTTGAAGAAGATAAAATCAGTGGTCATTCACTCGGCAACCTATTAATAGCTGCAATGACAAATATAACACAAGATTTTGGACATGCAGTTAAAGAATTGAGTAAAATTTTGAATATAAAAGGTCGTGTTATCCCTTCTACTGTTTCCAGCGTACAATTGTGTGCGGAAATGGAAGATGGAGAGATTGTTGTGGGTGAGTCAAATATCCCTAAAAAGCATAAGAAAATAAAGCGTGTATATTTAGAACCGGAAGATGCTCAGCCAATGGATGAAGCGATTGAGGCGTTGTTGGATGCTGACTTAATTATATTAGGTCCAGGTTCACTGTACACAAGTGTTATTTCAACACTTTGTGTAAAAGGTATTAGTGATGCACTTGTACAAAGTGAAGCGAAAAAGCTTTATGTTTCTAATATTATGACACAACCCGGTGAAACCGATTATTATTCTGTTGTTGATCATATTGATGCAATTCATCAACAATTGGGACAAAATGTATTGGATTTTGTCATTGCTAACGAATTAACGTTTGATAATAAAGTATTAGAGAAGTATAAAGAAAAAGGCTCCCAACCTGTATTGTATGATGAAGTCGCTTTAAAAGAACGTGGCGTACAATTAGTAACTGGAAAAGACCTCGCATTGATTTCAGAAAATCATTACGTCCGCCATCGTACAGAAATACTTGCAGAGATGATTTATGAAATTGCCTTACAAGAAATTAGCGCCATTGAGTTCGATCCAGATCAATTAAAATCGAAAGAGCATGGTGACGGATTTTAG
- the hprK gene encoding HPr(Ser) kinase/phosphatase, producing the protein MLTTKDVIERFDMKVVAGEGGLDRPIYNTDISRPGLEMAGYFSHYSSNRIQVLGTTELSFYNLLRDEERQGRMRKLCRPDTPAIIITRDHEAPDELIEAAKDTDTPLLYVEEATTRVMGRLTTYLEHELANTTSLHGVLVDVYGVGVLITGDSGVGKSETALELVKRGHRLVADDNVEIKEVVKDELIGKAPEIIRHLLEIRGLGIINVMTLFGAGSILLKKRIQLNINLETWREGKMYDRVGLNEEKLRILDTDITKKTVPIRPGRNVAVIIEVAAMNYRLNVMGINTAEEFNERLNAEIMKNSQLKQGDKP; encoded by the coding sequence ATGTTAACTACAAAAGATGTCATCGAACGTTTTGACATGAAGGTTGTTGCAGGAGAAGGTGGGTTAGACCGACCGATTTACAACACGGATATTTCACGACCTGGTTTAGAGATGGCGGGTTATTTCTCCCATTATTCTTCTAACCGTATCCAAGTATTAGGTACGACTGAATTGTCTTTTTATAATTTATTACGTGATGAAGAACGTCAAGGGCGTATGCGTAAGTTATGTCGTCCGGATACACCAGCAATTATTATTACACGTGATCATGAAGCGCCAGATGAATTAATTGAAGCGGCAAAAGATACGGACACACCATTACTCTATGTTGAAGAAGCAACAACACGTGTGATGGGACGTCTCACAACATATCTAGAACATGAACTTGCCAACACAACATCCCTTCATGGTGTACTTGTCGATGTATATGGCGTCGGTGTACTCATTACTGGTGACTCAGGCGTGGGTAAGAGTGAGACAGCACTTGAGCTTGTGAAACGCGGTCATCGGCTAGTGGCAGATGATAATGTAGAAATTAAAGAAGTGGTGAAAGATGAGTTAATCGGTAAAGCGCCGGAAATTATTCGTCATCTACTAGAAATTCGTGGTCTCGGTATTATCAATGTGATGACATTGTTTGGTGCAGGATCGATTTTATTGAAAAAACGCATCCAACTTAATATTAACCTTGAGACATGGCGTGAAGGTAAAATGTATGACCGCGTTGGACTGAATGAAGAGAAATTGAGAATTCTTGATACAGATATTACGAAAAAAACGGTGCCTATACGTCCTGGACGTAATGTCGCTGTAATTATCGAAGTAGCGGCGATGAACTATCGTCTGAATGTGATGGGGATTAATACAGCAGAAGAGTTCAATGAACGCTTGAATGCTGAAATTATGAAAAATAGTCAGTTGAAGCAAGGTGACAAGCCATGA
- a CDS encoding cold-shock protein → MYNGTVKWFNAEKGFGFIEREEGNDVFVHFSAIEGEGYKSLEEGQQVEFDIVSGDRGDQAANVIKR, encoded by the coding sequence ATGTATAACGGTACAGTAAAATGGTTTAACGCAGAAAAAGGTTTTGGATTTATCGAACGTGAAGAAGGAAACGACGTATTCGTTCACTTCTCAGCAATCGAAGGCGAAGGCTACAAATCATTAGAAGAAGGTCAACAAGTGGAATTTGATATCGTATCAGGTGACCGTGGTGATCAAGCAGCTAACGTTATCAAACGTTAA